The following proteins are encoded in a genomic region of Acidobacteriota bacterium:
- a CDS encoding HAMP domain-containing histidine kinase encodes MRRRKTAIFFLILGICLSVLAVALNIGWVILSLREVALLVFGVVFFLLIITGLILNTIFLVREIRRNEQHDAFLNAVTHELKTPIASIKLYLETLKARDLPREKQLEFYDIMLDDNARLLGTVEQVLQASRTREKQRLMNLAEIDLGDLISETIRATVVRRHLDDSAIRFSPPNEKIEIMGDRAELQTAIANLIDNAIKYSPDGPKITIKLRSARPKKAEIFVRDNGIGMARSDLKRVFKRFYRAQNSTSSTTKGTGLGLAIVESIVAKHGGTVRAESKGEGLGTTIIVRLPKV; translated from the coding sequence ATGCGCCGACGTAAAACCGCAATATTCTTTCTTATCCTAGGCATCTGTCTTTCGGTGCTGGCGGTTGCTCTGAATATAGGCTGGGTCATCTTGAGTCTGCGTGAGGTCGCTCTGCTTGTGTTTGGAGTGGTCTTTTTTTTATTGATCATCACGGGCTTGATCCTCAATACGATCTTCCTGGTTCGCGAAATCCGCCGCAACGAACAGCACGATGCTTTTCTAAACGCTGTTACACATGAACTAAAAACGCCGATCGCTTCGATCAAGCTATATCTCGAAACGCTCAAGGCACGTGACCTTCCGCGTGAGAAACAGCTCGAATTTTATGACATCATGCTCGACGACAATGCCCGCCTTCTCGGCACTGTTGAGCAAGTGCTGCAGGCGAGTCGCACGCGTGAGAAGCAGCGTCTGATGAATCTCGCCGAGATAGATCTAGGTGATCTGATCAGCGAGACTATCCGGGCGACCGTTGTGCGTCGCCATCTGGATGACTCCGCGATAAGATTTTCGCCGCCGAATGAGAAGATCGAGATCATGGGCGATCGTGCCGAACTCCAAACGGCCATCGCCAATCTGATCGACAACGCGATAAAATATTCTCCCGACGGGCCCAAAATTACCATAAAGCTTCGTAGTGCTAGGCCAAAAAAGGCAGAGATATTTGTCCGCGACAATGGTATCGGCATGGCACGCAGCGATCTGAAACGTGTATTCAAACGATTCTACCGTGCCCAGAATTCCACATCGTCGACAACAAAAGGAACCGGGCTCGGGCTCGCTATCGTCGAGTCAATTGTCGCAAAGCACGGCGGCACTGTGCGTGCCGAAAGCAAGGGTGAAGGTCTCGGAACCACGATAATTGTACGGTTGCCGAAAGTTTAA
- a CDS encoding DinB family protein codes for MKYSVLSCIVILLLLAGVESVWAKPVTKAERKAAVEYLKHTKKLFLDSVKGLSDEQLKWKAAPDKWSVFEVSEHIALAESFLFDLINGAVMKTPADANKTTAVTMQQIMTMVPDRTNKFQAPEPIRPDKSPWTTMPDTITAFKQRRQTTIDFVDKGNGDMRERFYMNPAFGKEIDAYLWIAFLSAHTERHVKQILEVKANANFPKKKGY; via the coding sequence ATGAAATATTCAGTTCTCAGTTGCATAGTTATTTTGTTGTTGCTTGCCGGTGTCGAAAGCGTGTGGGCAAAGCCCGTTACCAAAGCCGAGCGAAAGGCCGCCGTCGAATACCTAAAACATACTAAGAAGCTGTTCCTCGATTCGGTCAAAGGCCTCAGCGACGAGCAGTTAAAATGGAAGGCAGCACCCGATAAATGGTCGGTGTTTGAGGTTTCTGAGCATATCGCCTTGGCCGAATCGTTCCTTTTCGATCTCATCAATGGAGCTGTGATGAAGACTCCGGCAGATGCGAACAAAACGACCGCGGTCACAATGCAGCAGATCATGACGATGGTTCCGGATCGCACCAATAAGTTTCAGGCGCCTGAACCGATCCGACCCGACAAGTCGCCGTGGACGACGATGCCCGACACGATCACGGCATTCAAACAGCGGCGTCAAACGACTATCGATTTCGTCGATAAAGGCAACGGCGACATGCGTGAGCGATTCTATATGAATCCGGCATTTGGAAAAGAGATCGATGCATATCTGTGGATCGCATTTTTGTCGGCGCACACCGAGCGGCACGTAAAACAGATCCTAGAGGTCAAGGCGAACGCGAATTTTCCAAAGAAAAAGGGTTACTAG
- the lepB gene encoding signal peptidase I, giving the protein MFDFKGKNQFEFGFVSAADDRDIEVTHLKRESRQGLWSEGLRLMRDIFLIVVVFILFGVFFVQPVVVEGTSMLPQLHDGERLLVNKLVYYKIQSISWGHIERGDIVVFWYPNDPDKSFVKRVIGLPGESVEVRNGRVFINGIELKESYLDTEHNQSLPSWPAKKVEDHHYFVMGDNRDNSLDSRYWGLVPEKYIYGKAFFRYWKPSEIGFLEHGEYGDNAPKPIPSPIPNSEFRLDGDK; this is encoded by the coding sequence ATGTTCGATTTTAAGGGCAAAAACCAATTTGAGTTCGGTTTCGTCTCGGCCGCCGACGACCGCGATATCGAGGTGACGCATCTCAAACGCGAGTCCCGGCAGGGCCTTTGGTCCGAAGGTTTGCGCTTGATGCGCGACATATTCCTGATCGTCGTTGTCTTTATTTTGTTCGGAGTTTTCTTTGTTCAGCCGGTCGTTGTCGAGGGCACCTCGATGCTGCCGCAGCTGCATGACGGCGAGCGTCTACTGGTCAATAAGCTCGTATATTACAAGATACAGAGCATCAGTTGGGGCCATATCGAACGCGGCGACATCGTCGTCTTTTGGTATCCCAACGACCCTGACAAGAGCTTTGTAAAACGCGTCATCGGCCTGCCCGGCGAGAGCGTCGAGGTCCGCAACGGCCGCGTCTTTATCAACGGCATCGAGCTCAAGGAATCGTATCTCGACACCGAACATAACCAGTCGCTGCCGAGCTGGCCGGCGAAAAAGGTCGAGGACCATCACTATTTCGTAATGGGCGACAATCGCGACAATTCGCTCGACTCGCGCTACTGGGGACTCGTCCCGGAAAAATACATCTACGGCAAAGCCTTTTTCCGCTATTGGAAACCATCCGAGATCGGCTTTCTCGAACACGGCGAGTACGGTGACAATGCTCCCAAACCAATACCGAGCCCGATCCCAAACAGCGAATTTCGCCTCGACGGCGACAAGTAG
- a CDS encoding aminotransferase class V-fold PLP-dependent enzyme yields MNEAIRSLFPAANKYTYLNSAAVSPMPLTAIEAVNLQLNDVAANGTVNFNNWIDTKGRARKLLASMMNVRDEQVAFMRNTSDGFASIAAGLPWKAGDNIVSFAAEFPSNFYPWRRIRDEYGVELRLAPEHGGSIDLDELIAMIDRNTRIVAISAVQFASGFRADLERIGRAARAVDALFCVDVIQGLGAMPFDLPAQFVDAACGASHKWLCAPEGCGFIYLSDRARERVSPILTGWISVETPWDFADREQPFKPTALAWESGTGCASLFYGLEQSLKLLIDAGASNIESHLAELSDQLCDGLGGKNYELVSSRIDGERSQIVCVKHRDGIHPNAIAAELGARNVIVSPRGDRLRIAPHFYNNSGDIDRLIEALP; encoded by the coding sequence ATGAATGAAGCGATCCGTTCCCTATTTCCCGCTGCAAACAAATACACTTACCTCAACAGTGCCGCCGTTTCGCCGATGCCGTTGACCGCGATCGAAGCTGTTAATTTACAGCTCAACGACGTAGCGGCAAACGGCACGGTCAACTTTAACAATTGGATCGATACAAAAGGCAGAGCCCGCAAATTGCTGGCGTCGATGATGAACGTACGCGACGAGCAGGTCGCCTTCATGCGCAATACTTCAGACGGATTCGCGTCGATAGCCGCTGGCTTGCCGTGGAAGGCGGGAGATAACATAGTCAGCTTCGCCGCCGAATTCCCCTCTAACTTCTATCCCTGGCGGCGGATCCGCGATGAATACGGCGTCGAACTGAGGCTCGCTCCCGAACACGGCGGCAGCATCGACCTCGATGAGCTTATCGCGATGATCGACCGCAATACGCGTATCGTCGCGATCAGTGCGGTGCAGTTCGCATCGGGCTTTCGGGCCGATCTGGAACGCATAGGCCGGGCCGCACGTGCCGTTGATGCTTTGTTTTGCGTCGATGTCATTCAGGGCTTAGGCGCTATGCCGTTCGATCTGCCGGCCCAGTTTGTCGATGCCGCTTGTGGTGCAAGCCACAAATGGCTGTGCGCTCCTGAGGGCTGCGGATTTATCTATCTGTCGGACCGGGCGAGGGAGCGTGTGAGTCCGATACTCACGGGCTGGATAAGCGTCGAAACGCCTTGGGACTTTGCCGACCGTGAACAGCCGTTCAAACCGACCGCCTTGGCTTGGGAATCAGGAACCGGATGTGCGTCGCTATTTTACGGCCTCGAACAAAGCCTCAAACTGCTGATAGATGCCGGTGCGTCGAATATCGAATCGCACCTAGCCGAATTGTCCGACCAGCTCTGCGATGGCCTCGGCGGTAAGAATTACGAACTCGTGAGTTCCCGTATAGACGGCGAGCGTTCGCAGATCGTCTGCGTCAAACACCGCGACGGCATTCACCCGAACGCCATTGCCGCTGAGCTCGGGGCCCGAAACGTTATCGTCAGCCCGCGCGGCGACCGGCTGCGTATCGCCCCGCATTTCTACAATAATAGTGGTGATATCGATCGGCTGATCGAGGCTCTGCCCTAG
- a CDS encoding PaaI family thioesterase: protein MSDKETRHEITDEQRAFAANALHSLPFSKLIGMELVELEIDKAVISIEMRDDLRQPSGVLHGGVTATLIDTAMAFAVRTRIPMTEATATIDLTIHYLRPHLTGTFTCTANVVRAGKRIFTVSADVVNEHGKHIATGLSTYTRV from the coding sequence ATGAGCGATAAGGAAACGAGACACGAGATCACTGACGAGCAGCGGGCCTTTGCGGCAAACGCACTGCATAGTTTGCCGTTTTCAAAACTTATTGGAATGGAACTCGTCGAACTCGAGATCGACAAGGCTGTTATCAGTATCGAGATGCGTGACGATCTGCGGCAGCCGAGCGGTGTTTTGCACGGCGGCGTGACCGCAACATTGATCGACACGGCGATGGCATTTGCGGTACGGACGCGAATCCCAATGACCGAGGCGACGGCCACTATTGACCTCACGATACACTACCTACGTCCGCATCTGACCGGTACATTCACCTGCACTGCCAATGTTGTGCGTGCCGGCAAACGCATTTTCACCGTCTCCGCCGACGTCGTGAACGAACACGGCAAACACATTGCTACGGGACTCTCGACGTACACAAGAGTATAG
- a CDS encoding RNA polymerase sigma factor, with translation MTTETLTYPVFHSEQGIESDVVKFNSNVAIGDITKAADLELAKVAARGDMGAFEEIYKRHHRRVYSICLRMLQNASEAEDLTQDVFIQLYRKIGSFRGDSAFTTWLHRMTVNQVLMHFRKRTVKYEKVTDEGETPDQVVTGTLNPQRMQIVDKIALENAIAQLPDGYKNVFVLHDVEGFEHEEVARILGCSVGTSKSQLHKARLKLQKLLKKKANPRLIGLSV, from the coding sequence ATGACTACTGAAACATTAACTTACCCGGTTTTTCATAGCGAGCAAGGTATCGAGTCGGATGTAGTGAAATTCAATTCGAATGTTGCCATCGGCGACATTACGAAGGCCGCTGACCTGGAACTTGCCAAGGTAGCCGCACGCGGCGACATGGGGGCCTTCGAAGAGATCTATAAACGCCATCATCGGCGCGTCTATTCGATCTGCCTTAGAATGCTGCAGAACGCCTCTGAGGCCGAAGATCTGACGCAGGATGTATTTATCCAGCTTTATCGCAAGATCGGCAGTTTTCGCGGCGACTCGGCCTTTACGACGTGGCTGCACCGGATGACGGTTAACCAGGTACTGATGCACTTCCGTAAGCGAACCGTGAAATACGAAAAGGTCACGGACGAAGGTGAAACTCCGGATCAGGTCGTAACCGGAACGCTAAATCCGCAGCGGATGCAGATCGTCGATAAGATCGCCCTCGAGAACGCGATCGCTCAACTGCCGGATGGTTACAAGAATGTATTTGTCCTCCACGATGTCGAAGGGTTTGAGCACGAAGAGGTCGCCAGAATTCTCGGCTGCTCGGTCGGCACATCGAAATCACAGCTTCACAAGGCACGCCTCAAGCTGCAGAAGCTGCTCAAAAAGAAGGCGAATCCGCGTCTTATCGGTTTGAGCGTCTAG
- a CDS encoding saccharopine dehydrogenase NADP-binding domain-containing protein, giving the protein MKILVLGAGRMGHGAVFDLIHNSPGVESVTVADFDIDKAEAVAASVGSDRVVAHHVDASNISDVADLMRGCDSAISCVNYWYNAALSKAAIETQTNFCDLGGNNYIVDEQLALDDEAKAAGINIIPDCGLAPGMVSILAMYGAARFDQLDEIHIRVGGLPQDPQPPLNYQLVFSVEGLINEYLESARVIRNGVITEVDSMTEIEELSFDGFPPLEAFQTSGGTSTLPDSFLGKINELDYKTIRYVGHSEKFKTMMDLGLCSSDEILVDFQKVKPRKVFGNLLQMHLPADGPDYVLVRLDLVGTNNDVSKTLRFDIVDKFDPATGLSAMMRTTAFPASIIAQMMARGDVLSRGATPQEKAIDPEKFVAELSGRNIVIDEKWL; this is encoded by the coding sequence ATGAAAATTCTCGTACTCGGAGCCGGGCGAATGGGACACGGTGCCGTTTTTGACCTTATCCACAATTCGCCGGGAGTCGAGTCGGTCACGGTGGCCGATTTTGACATTGATAAGGCGGAGGCTGTGGCTGCTTCTGTCGGTAGTGACCGCGTTGTCGCCCATCATGTCGATGCGTCGAATATTTCGGACGTTGCTGATCTGATGCGCGGCTGCGATTCGGCGATCTCGTGTGTCAATTACTGGTACAACGCCGCACTTTCAAAAGCTGCGATTGAGACCCAAACAAATTTCTGCGACCTCGGCGGAAATAATTACATCGTCGACGAACAACTTGCCCTTGACGATGAAGCCAAGGCTGCCGGCATCAACATCATCCCCGACTGCGGCCTAGCTCCCGGCATGGTATCGATACTGGCAATGTACGGTGCTGCCCGTTTCGATCAATTAGATGAGATCCATATCCGCGTCGGCGGCTTACCACAAGACCCACAGCCGCCGCTCAATTATCAGCTCGTTTTCTCGGTCGAAGGCCTTATAAATGAATATCTTGAGTCGGCCCGTGTGATCCGCAATGGCGTTATCACCGAGGTCGATTCTATGACCGAGATCGAAGAACTTTCGTTTGACGGCTTTCCGCCGCTCGAGGCTTTCCAGACCAGCGGCGGCACCTCGACGCTACCCGATTCGTTCCTCGGCAAGATCAACGAACTCGATTACAAGACAATCCGATACGTCGGGCACAGCGAGAAATTTAAGACGATGATGGATCTCGGACTTTGTTCAAGCGACGAGATCTTGGTCGATTTTCAAAAGGTGAAGCCGAGGAAGGTCTTTGGCAATTTACTGCAAATGCATTTACCCGCTGACGGTCCGGACTATGTTTTGGTACGACTCGATCTCGTCGGCACCAATAATGACGTGTCAAAAACCCTTCGCTTCGATATAGTTGATAAGTTCGATCCGGCAACCGGTCTGAGCGCTATGATGCGTACAACAGCTTTTCCTGCTTCGATCATCGCTCAGATGATGGCCCGCGGCGACGTTCTATCTCGCGGTGCGACGCCGCAAGAAAAGGCTATCGACCCCGAAAAATTTGTCGCGGAGCTATCCGGGCGGAATATTGTGATCGACGAAAAGTGGTTATAG
- a CDS encoding ABC transporter ATP-binding protein has translation MEQLRKFAVYFSPYKWLIILGIFFILCSMAFGLFVPYMVGQAVDDLGQGVTRDKIIYYPLVILGINLISGVFLFLQRRLLINTSRHIEFDMRRDFYASLVDQPLEYFQSNRVGDLMARATNDLAAIRQIVGPMILYSFQAIFALCISLPIMLNISVKLTLLLLIPMPLVSLTVKYLGAQIHTRFEKIQGFFSDITARTQENLTGVRVIRAYAREESEIEQFQTLNREYASQNLKLVKYAAAMRPLLFFFIGLGFVIIVAVGVPMAVRGEISAGDFTAFMLYLQRMIWYLIALGYVVNLWQRGTASLKRFNAILEAEPGIRDADHVREQTPIKGDIEFRDLNLSYNGKPVLQNIDLKIEQGKTVALVGKTGSGKSTLVSLIPRLLDTSDGSVLIDGRSVREYPIIQLRKAIGFVPQETFLFSDTLAANIAFGMQSNEWKIENTDSDSQSSTLNSQSSVENAAKIAGLADDINEFPGGYEQLVGERGITLSGGQKQRTAIARAIIRDPRILILDDSLSAVDTYTEETILKNLRSVRSGRTTLIVSHRVSTIRDADLICVLAGGRIIERGTHDELLAFDGEYADLYERQLLEEELDATE, from the coding sequence ATGGAACAACTTCGCAAATTTGCCGTCTATTTCAGTCCATACAAATGGCTTATCATTCTCGGCATTTTTTTCATTTTGTGCTCAATGGCTTTTGGGCTGTTTGTTCCATATATGGTCGGGCAGGCAGTTGACGATCTCGGTCAAGGCGTGACACGCGACAAGATTATCTATTATCCCCTTGTTATCCTAGGTATCAATCTGATTAGCGGCGTATTTCTATTTTTGCAGCGGCGGTTGCTTATCAACACCTCAAGGCATATTGAATTCGACATGCGCCGCGATTTTTATGCTTCGCTTGTCGATCAGCCTCTCGAATATTTCCAGTCAAACCGCGTCGGCGACCTCATGGCTCGTGCGACCAACGACCTGGCCGCCATTCGACAGATCGTCGGACCGATGATCTTGTATAGCTTTCAGGCCATTTTTGCACTGTGCATAAGCTTGCCGATAATGCTCAATATATCGGTCAAGCTCACTTTGCTGCTACTTATCCCGATGCCGCTGGTGAGCCTGACAGTAAAGTATCTTGGAGCTCAGATCCACACTCGATTCGAAAAGATCCAAGGATTTTTTAGCGACATTACTGCGAGAACACAGGAAAACCTGACGGGCGTCCGCGTGATCCGTGCTTACGCCCGCGAAGAATCTGAGATCGAACAATTTCAAACTCTCAACCGCGAATATGCAAGCCAAAATCTCAAGCTAGTAAAATACGCCGCTGCGATGCGTCCGCTGCTCTTCTTTTTTATAGGCTTGGGCTTTGTGATCATCGTTGCCGTTGGCGTGCCGATGGCTGTTCGCGGCGAGATATCTGCCGGTGATTTTACAGCTTTTATGCTCTATCTTCAGCGGATGATCTGGTATCTTATCGCTCTCGGCTATGTCGTCAATTTGTGGCAACGTGGCACTGCTTCTTTGAAACGCTTCAACGCTATCCTCGAAGCCGAACCCGGCATACGCGACGCCGATCATGTGCGGGAACAAACGCCGATCAAAGGTGATATTGAATTTCGCGATCTGAACCTCTCCTACAACGGCAAGCCGGTCCTGCAAAACATCGATCTAAAGATCGAACAAGGCAAGACGGTCGCACTCGTGGGCAAGACCGGCAGCGGTAAATCGACGTTGGTAAGTCTTATTCCCCGACTGCTCGACACCTCCGATGGCAGTGTCCTTATCGACGGTCGGAGTGTTCGCGAGTATCCGATCATACAACTGAGAAAAGCCATCGGCTTCGTTCCACAGGAAACATTCCTTTTCAGCGACACGCTAGCTGCCAATATCGCGTTTGGAATGCAGAGTAACGAATGGAAAATTGAGAATACTGACTCCGATTCCCAATCCTCAACTCTCAATTCTCAATCGAGCGTCGAGAACGCGGCCAAGATTGCCGGCCTTGCCGATGACATTAACGAATTTCCGGGCGGCTACGAACAACTCGTCGGCGAACGCGGTATTACGCTCTCAGGCGGCCAAAAACAGCGCACCGCTATCGCACGAGCTATAATTCGGGATCCGCGAATATTGATCCTCGACGATTCGCTCTCTGCAGTCGATACTTATACGGAAGAGACGATCCTCAAAAACCTCCGCAGTGTCCGCTCGGGTCGCACGACGCTCATTGTCTCGCACCGAGTCTCGACCATTCGTGACGCAGACCTCATCTGTGTTCTCGCCGGCGGTAGAATAATAGAACGCGGCACACACGACGAACTCCTCGCCTTCGATGGCGAATACGCCGACCTCTACGAACGCCAACTCCTCGAAGAAGAACTCGACGCGACGGAATAG
- a CDS encoding SGNH/GDSL hydrolase family protein, whose protein sequence is MDTNNNNDNLRRLQRKYLLGAAAIIPISPFLYIQGQITRWKVGLLPDAAGSKHGKYGEGDNAAKLYVIGESTVAGLGARTHEVALAGQFAKYLSLHKNRPVEWKVLGKNGVTARRTINELVPHMPDEKFDYILLGIGGNDVMRLSSPRKWRSDMIELIGIVRHKNPDAVIFISNCPMIVLSPIMPEPVKTILWTLSQMHDANIREFTRDMDRVFYYPQPVDVPAEGFFEDGIHPSEQGYRDWAEAMIRHFAANHEW, encoded by the coding sequence GTGGATACGAACAATAATAACGACAATTTACGCCGACTTCAGCGGAAATATCTGCTCGGGGCGGCAGCGATCATCCCGATCTCCCCGTTTTTGTATATTCAGGGCCAGATCACACGTTGGAAAGTCGGCCTACTTCCTGACGCGGCGGGCAGCAAGCATGGAAAATATGGTGAAGGCGACAACGCGGCAAAGCTCTATGTGATCGGCGAATCGACAGTCGCCGGTCTCGGAGCCAGAACACATGAAGTGGCTCTCGCCGGACAATTTGCTAAGTATTTAAGCCTGCACAAAAATCGTCCTGTCGAATGGAAAGTGCTGGGCAAAAATGGCGTTACGGCCCGCCGGACGATCAACGAACTCGTCCCTCATATGCCGGATGAAAAGTTCGATTACATTCTCCTCGGCATCGGCGGAAACGATGTGATGAGGCTCTCCAGCCCGCGAAAATGGCGCAGCGATATGATCGAGCTGATCGGTATCGTTCGCCATAAGAATCCCGACGCTGTCATATTCATCTCAAACTGCCCGATGATCGTCCTATCGCCAATCATGCCTGAGCCGGTGAAGACCATTCTCTGGACGTTATCACAAATGCACGACGCGAATATTCGTGAATTCACGCGTGATATGGATCGCGTCTTCTATTATCCGCAGCCCGTCGATGTGCCCGCCGAAGGATTCTTCGAAGACGGCATTCACCCGTCAGAACAGGGCTATCGCGACTGGGCCGAGGCAATGATCAGGCACTTTGCCGCCAATCATGAATGGTGA
- a CDS encoding 3D domain-containing protein, with amino-acid sequence MKNLVRGGAILSMLTLFVVFMYAQAPTESTLAIANDSQAKIETTITETIVETAQQQDEKKKLVKKTVSTKATGAGASRGAFSATAYCFSGRTAMGHPVRRGLIAADPRVLKLGSRVYVSAGAWSGTYLVSDTGGAIKGKKIDIWVPGCGEARKFGRRSVQIFSAQ; translated from the coding sequence ATGAAAAATCTCGTTAGAGGAGGCGCGATCCTGTCAATGTTGACTCTGTTCGTCGTATTTATGTACGCACAGGCCCCGACAGAATCCACTCTCGCTATAGCGAATGATTCGCAAGCTAAAATTGAAACTACTATTACTGAAACTATCGTAGAAACGGCACAGCAGCAGGACGAAAAGAAGAAGCTGGTCAAGAAGACAGTTTCGACAAAAGCGACGGGTGCCGGAGCTAGCCGCGGAGCATTTTCCGCAACTGCATATTGCTTTTCGGGCCGCACGGCAATGGGACATCCCGTCCGCCGCGGTTTGATCGCAGCCGATCCCAGGGTGTTAAAGCTCGGTTCGCGTGTATATGTCAGTGCAGGTGCCTGGAGCGGGACGTATCTCGTGTCAGATACAGGCGGTGCCATTAAAGGCAAAAAGATCGACATCTGGGTTCCCGGTTGCGGTGAAGCCAGAAAATTTGGCCGACGATCTGTTCAAATCTTTTCAGCTCAATAA
- a CDS encoding response regulator transcription factor: protein MKILIVEDEQHLADGLRFNLEAEGFQAEIAEDGEIAVKWLEAAKFDAVVLDVMMPGIDGFDVARTMRSRGDYTPILMLTARGRPEDVLLGFEAGTDDYLAKPFDLEIFLARLKGLLRRRQWLESDTKSKDIASVVTVNGRTIDFENLELRNGEELIHITLMEAKLLSYLIEHEGRAVSRKVILEEVWDLQEDTDTRAIDNFIVRLRRHLENEPNNPKIVQTVRGIGYKFVQDKS, encoded by the coding sequence ATGAAAATTCTCATTGTCGAAGATGAACAACATTTGGCCGACGGCCTTCGGTTCAACCTCGAGGCCGAGGGGTTTCAGGCCGAGATCGCTGAGGATGGGGAAATTGCGGTCAAATGGCTCGAGGCCGCGAAATTCGACGCTGTCGTGCTCGATGTCATGATGCCCGGGATCGACGGATTTGATGTTGCCCGAACAATGCGTTCCCGAGGAGATTACACACCGATACTGATGCTGACTGCTCGCGGCCGGCCCGAGGATGTTTTGCTGGGTTTTGAGGCCGGAACTGATGATTACCTCGCTAAGCCGTTCGACTTGGAGATATTCCTCGCTCGTTTGAAGGGCCTCCTTCGCCGCAGGCAATGGTTAGAATCGGATACCAAATCAAAGGACATCGCGAGTGTAGTAACCGTTAACGGACGTACGATCGACTTCGAAAATCTGGAACTCCGCAACGGCGAAGAACTGATCCACATTACGCTGATGGAAGCGAAACTGTTGAGTTACTTGATCGAGCACGAGGGCCGTGCGGTGTCGCGAAAGGTGATCCTCGAAGAGGTCTGGGACCTGCAGGAAGACACCGACACCCGAGCCATCGACAATTTCATCGTCCGCCTCCGCCGCCATCTCGAAAACGAACCAAACAACCCAAAGATCGTCCAGACCGTCCGCGGCATCGGTTACAAATTTGTACAAGACAAGAGCTAA
- a CDS encoding fatty acid desaturase translates to MCNFSYRGYNQVQNVVEFTPSRVGKYNWNTIFFVSAFHLAALAAIFTFSWANLIATLVVWVIAASWGIGIGYHRLLTHRGFTTSKWMMRFLATCGTLGLQSGPISWVTTHRLHHAFTDTDKDPHSPRKGIWWSHIGWIFEGTAQNQPQSVRQRYSPDLLKDPYLVFIDKYYYVTTLLLAAGLFAIGGWTMVIWAIVMRVAVSWHFTWMVDSVTHLWGSRRFDTRDDSRNNALVAAVTWGEGWHNNHHAFPRSAKHGFTWKEFDINWYQLWMLQKLGLISNVYAYDLATESESPKEMKLAA, encoded by the coding sequence ATGTGCAATTTTAGTTACAGAGGATATAATCAAGTGCAAAACGTAGTCGAATTTACACCTTCTCGAGTCGGAAAATACAATTGGAACACGATCTTTTTTGTGTCGGCGTTTCACCTTGCGGCCCTTGCAGCCATTTTTACATTTAGCTGGGCAAATCTTATTGCCACGCTTGTGGTTTGGGTGATCGCGGCGAGCTGGGGCATCGGCATCGGCTATCACCGATTGCTGACGCATCGTGGTTTCACGACATCTAAATGGATGATGCGTTTTCTCGCGACTTGCGGCACGCTCGGTCTCCAGAGTGGCCCGATCTCATGGGTTACGACGCATCGTTTGCACCACGCATTTACCGACACGGACAAAGACCCGCACAGTCCGCGAAAAGGGATCTGGTGGTCGCACATCGGCTGGATATTCGAAGGAACCGCACAAAATCAGCCGCAATCTGTCCGTCAACGCTATTCGCCCGATCTGCTCAAAGACCCTTACTTGGTCTTTATCGATAAGTATTATTATGTAACAACGCTCTTGTTGGCCGCGGGGTTGTTTGCGATCGGCGGGTGGACAATGGTCATCTGGGCGATCGTTATGCGTGTTGCCGTTAGCTGGCATTTTACCTGGATGGTCGATTCGGTAACGCACCTTTGGGGCAGTCGTCGATTTGATACGCGTGACGACTCGCGAAATAACGCTCTCGTCGCCGCCGTCACGTGGGGCGAAGGCTGGCATAACAACCACCACGCGTTTCCGCGTAGTGCCAAACACGGCTTTACCTGGAAAGAATTTGATATTAACTGGTACCAGCTCTGGATGCTCCAAAAGCTCGGGCTGATCTCGAACGTCTATGCCTATGATCTGGCAACCGAATCAGAGTCGCCAAAGGAAATGAAACTAGCAGCGTAA